In the Sandaracinus amylolyticus genome, CTGTGGTCCTCGAGGGAGGCTCGGCGAACGGGCTAGCCCTGTGCCCGAGTCGAGGCTCGCCTCGACTGGGCGCTGGGCTGGCGGCGGTGTTTCTCGCGGGCTGCGAGCACCTCCGCGGTGTTCTCGGAGATCCACGTGCCGAGCGCGGCGACGTGCTTGGCGAGTCGACGGCCCATCGGCGTGAGCGAGTACTCGACACGCGGAGGAACCTCGGCGAAGTCACGCCGGAGCACGAAGCCGTCCTCTTCGAGCGTCCGTAGCGTCTGCGCCAGCATCTTCTCGCTGACGCCGCCGATGACCCGGCGCAGCTCGCTGAAGCGGAGCGTCTGGTCGTGGAGCGCGAGAAAGACCAGGACGCCCCAGCGCGACATCACGTGATCGAGGATCGATCGGCCGGGGCAGTCCTGTGCGTACGCCTCGCCGAGCAAGTCACGCGTCTTGGCCATCGTGGATACTTACCAGAAGGTACGTACTTACGAAGGGAAAGTGCCAGTGTTAGGCCATCGCTCAGGAGGCAACTCGATGAGCACGATGACCAACGACAGGAAGAGGACGCTCGCGATCTTCGGTGCCGGGACCGGGCTCGGCGCGTCCGTCGCGGCACGGTTCGGACGCGAGGGGTACCGCGTGGCGCTGGTCGCGCGCCGCGCGGGTCCGCTCGAGGAGCGCGCCGCACAGCTCGCGCGCCTCGGCGTCGAGGCGATCGCGTTCCCGGCCGATCTCACGAACCTCGACGGCATCCCGGCGCTCGTGCGTTCGATCGAGGACGAGCTCGGGGGCATCGACGTCGCGATCTACGCGCCCGTGACGCCGGAGGTCGGGTTCGTGCCCGCGGTGGAGCTCGACGCCGCGAAGCTCCGACCGCTCGCCGAGCTGCTCACGTTCGCGCCGATCGAGGTCGCCCACGCCGTCCTTCCCGGAATGCTCGCCCGAGGCGACGGCGCGATCGTGCTCGGCGGCGGTCTCACCGCCGTGCACGCGATGCCGGGGATGAGCGGCGTGGGGCCCGCGATGGCGGCGGCGCGCAACTACATCTTCACGCTGAACGCCGAGGTCGGGCCGAAGGGCGTCTACGCGGGCACGGTCACGATCGGCGCGCTGATCGAGCGCTCGGCCGGGCACCGCGCGATGACCGCCGGCGGCGCACCGCTCGACGCGAGGTTCCCGGTCATCGATCCCGATGCGATCGCCGACGAGATCTGGACGCTCGTGACGAAGCGCGAGCGTGTGGAGGTGGTGCTGCCGCAGATGCCGGCGGCGTGACGTCCGCGGGAGGATCCACGAGAGACGTGCGCGAGCCCGCGCACGCTCTCGTGCGATCACGCTGCGTCGGGCGACGACAGATCGTCGCGGAGCGCGGCGATGTCGCGCTGGGGCGGGGCACCGAAGAGACGGCGGTACTCGCGGCTGAACTGCGACGGGCTCTCGTAGCCGACGCGGAACGAAGCGTCGGTGGCGCTCAGGCCTTCGCCCACCATGAGCCGTCGCGCCTCGTGGAGCCGCAGGCGCTTCTGGTACTGCAGCGGGCTCATCGCGGTGACGCTCTTGAAGTAGTGGTGCAGCGCCGACGCGCTCATGCCGACCTCTCGGGCCAGGGCGTCGATGCGGAGCGGCGCCGCGAAGTTCTCCTGCAGCCAGGAGAGTGCGCGCACGATGCGGCGCGCCTGTCCGTCGCGCGCGGCGATCTGGCGGAGCCGCGGGCCCTGCGGCCCTGCGAGCAGTCGATAGGTGATCTCGCGCAGCGCGAGCGGCGCGAGCACCGGCTGATCGTCGGGGGTCTCGAGCAGCGAGACCAGACGCGTGAGGACGTCGACGAGCGCGGGCTCCATCGGGCTCACCGCGACCGCGCGCGCGAGCGGTGTGCGCGCCGCCTCGCGCCGGTCCGACGCGGCGACCAGCTCGGCGACCATCGACGTGTCGAGGCCGATCCGGAGCGCGAGATACGGCGCTCGCGGCGAGGCACGAGTCACCTCGCCCATCATCGGCACGTCGGCGGAGACGATGAGGAAGTGCGCGGGGTCGTAGTCGAGGACCTCCTCGCCGAGCCGCATCCGCTTGGTGCCCTGCGCAATGACGCAGAGGGAGGGCTGGTAGAGGACCGGCACCGCCGTCGACGGGGCCGACTGGCGGAAGAAGGTCAGCTCGTCGATCGCGGTCGGGTGCTCGCCGTCGCCGCCGGTGAACCGGTCGATCAGCTCCAGCAGCTCGGTCAGTCGCCGCGACATGGATCGCGAAAATGCAGGATCGGGCAAGGATCGTCGAGGATCGATCTAACGCGGGCAGAGCACGCGAACCTAGGGTGGGCGACGCGGAACACGCGCCCGTGAGGGCGCAGACGTCCGAGAGGAACCACACCATGTCCACGAAGGCCTACGCGGCTCGGAGCTCCAGCTCTCCGCTCGCACCGTTCACGATCGAGCGGCGGAGTCTGGGGCCGTCCGATGTCGAGATCACGATCCTCCACTGCGGTGTCTGCCACTCCGATCTGCACCAGGCGCGGAACGAGTGGTCGAACACCATCTACCCGTGCGTGCCCGGCCACGAGATCGTCGGGCGTGTCGCCCACGTCGGAAAGGACGTGACGAGGTTCGCGGAAGGCGACCTCGCCGCCGTCGGCTGCATGGTCGACTCCTGCCGCAAGTGCGCGAGCTGCGAGCGGGGGCTCGAGCAGTACTGCGTCGAGCTCCCGACCTTCACGTACAACGGTCGCGACGAGCGCGGCAGCGGGCCGACCTTCGGCGGCTACGCGCAGTCGATCGTCGTCGACGAGGCGTTCACGCTGCGGCTCCCCAGCGACGCGAGCCTCGCCGCGACCGCGCCGCTGCTCTGCGCCGGGATCACCACCTACTCGCCGCTGCGTCACTGGAACGTCGGGCCGGGAACGCAGGTCGGCGTCGTGGGCCTGGGCGGGCTCGGTCACATGGGCGTCAAGCTCGCGCGTGCCCTCGGCGCGCACGTCGTGCTGCTCACCACCTCGCCGAGGAAGGTCGAGGACGGCCTGCGACTGGGCGCCCACGAGGTCGTGGTCTCGACCGACGCGAACGCGATGGCGAAGCACCGAGGGAGGCTCGACTTCGTGCTCGACACGGTGTCCGCGGCCCACGACGTCGACGCGCTCCTCTCGCTGCTGAGGCTCGACGGAACGCTGGCGCTGGTGGGCGCACCGGACCGGCCGCTCTCGGTGGCGCCGTTCGGGATCATGCTGCCGCGGCGTCAGCTCGCGGGCTCGGGGATCGGCGGCATCGCCGAGACCCAGGAGATGCTCGACTTCTGCGCGACCCACGGGATCACCGCGGACGTGGAGACGATCGCGATCCAGCAGATCAACGAGGCCTACGAGCGCCTGCTCCGGGGCGACGTGCGCTACCGGTTCGTGATCGACATGGCGTCGCTGGCGTAGTCGGGCGAGGCGTTGCGTCGTACGTCGAGCGTCCCGAGATCGACGACGTTCCCCGTCTGTGGGCGAGGAACGTTGCAGAACGAGCAACGACGAGTCGCATCGCGGACCTCTCCCGAGCTCCCGATCCGCGCCGCAGGTTGGTCGCGTCAGGAGGGTTTCCCCATGAGCGATCGCATCCGCCGCTACGCCCCGCACGCCGCGCGCATCCTGCTCGGCCTGCTCTTCTTCGTGTTCGGCCTGAACGGCTTCCTGCAGTTCATCCCGCAGCCTCCGCCTCCGCCCGAGGCCGGCGCGTTCCTCGGTGGCCTGGCTGCCGCGGGCTACATGTTCCCGCTGATCAAGGGCACGGAGGTCGTCGCGGGCGCGCTGCTGCTCACGAACCGCTTCGTCCCGCTGGCGCTGGTGCTGCTCGCGCCGATCGTCGTGAACATCGTGTTCTTCCACGCGGTGCTCGCGCCCGATGGAATCGGCATGGTGCTGTTCATCCTCGCGCTCGAGGTGGGCCTCGCGTTCGCGTACCGCAGCGCGTTCCGTGAGGTGCTCGCGCTCGACGCGAAGCCGACCCCGCAGCCCGCGGCGAACGGCGAGCAGGAGCGCCGCGCGGTCGCGACGGCGTGACCGATCGGCGTCGCGGCGGCGCGCGTCAGAGGATGACGCCCGCCGCCGCGACGTCGGCCCCGTGAAGAAGGCCGCGACGCTGGCTCGTCGCGGCCTTCACGCGTTCCGTCGCTTCGAGGCGAAGCCTCCGAGCGCGACCGTGTAACGTCGTGCTCGTCGCGTCCCTCGAATCGGCATCATGAAGCCCGACGTGTCCTCTCCCCGCACCATCGACGACACCGACGGCGCGGTCGTCGCGCAGGTCCTCGCGGGTGACGCCGCGCGCTTCGAGGCGCTGATGCGACGCCACAACCAGCGCGTGTTCCGCACCGCACGCGCGATCCTGCGCAGCGAGGCGGAGGCCGAGGACGCGGCACAACAGGCGTGGCTCTCGGCGTACACCCACCTCGCGCAGTGGGATGGCCGCGCGCGCTTCTCGACGTGGCTCACCCGCATCGTCGCGCGCGAGGCGCTGCACCGGCTGCGCGGACGAGGCCACGATCACCTCGAGCTGGTCGAGGATCGCGCGTCGCCCTCGATGCCGAGCCCCGAGGACGAGACCACCCGCGCCGAGGTGCGCGCGATGCTCGAGCGCGAGATCGACGCGCTCCCCGAGGCGTTCCGCACCGTGCTCGTGCTGCGCGACCTCGAGGAGCTCTCGAGCGCCGAAGTGGGCGAGGTGCTCGGCCTCACCGAAGAGGCAGTGCGCGTCCGGCTGCACCGGGCGCGACGCGCGCTGCGGGCCGGCATCGAGGAGCGGCTCGAGACGAGCGCGCGCGAGCTCTTCCCGTTCCTCGGCGAGCGCTGCGATCGCATCTGCGCGTCCGTGATGCGCGCGATCGTGAGAGCATGAGCAGGTGAGCGACACGAAGCAGAAGCGCACGCTGTCCGACGACGACGTCGTCGTGAAGCGCACGGAGACCGGCCGCGCGATCGAGCGCGTCGGCGGGAACCTCGGCCCGGGCGCGAAGACCGCGACCGATCCCGACGCCGGCGGTGGCGGTGGTCGCGGCGCGTCGCGGCCCGGCGGAGCGACCGACGCCGACGTGAGCTGATGCGCAACTCTGCCGCGCATGCGGCATGCGCGATGCAGTCCTCTCGCCCGGACGAACGGACGAGGAGGACCTCATGGAATGGGTGCGCGCAGCCGCTGCGTGGATCAGCGCTGCTGCGTTCCTGGTGCTCGCATCGAGCGCCGAAGCGCAGCAGGTCTACGTAGGCGACGATCTGCCCGAAGGTGACTGGATGACGAGCGGTCTCGCGCCGCTCGTGCTCTTGCTCGGGCTCGGCATCGTGGTCGCGCTGGTCGCGGCGGGCGTCGCCGCGGTCCTGCTCCGCTCGCCGCGGCGCCGGTTCGGCGGCCCGCGCGAGGCGTGATCGCCGGCCACGCGATCACATGCAGCGAGTCACACGCTCGGCCCAGGCGCGTCGAGCGTCGAGGCCCAGCGCGTCGAGCGCAGGCAGCACGACGGTCGCGACCACCTCGTCCATGAGGGCGCGGCTGCGATCGCCCATCGTGACCCCGAGCGCGGCGAGCTCGTCCTCGAGCGCCGCGTCGACGCCGAGCTCGAGCGTCATCGCCTCGTGCATGCGCGCCTCGATCGTGCCGAGCGCGAGCGGCAGATAGCGCTGCAATCCGGGTCGCTCGGCGTCGGTGAGCGCGTCGCGCAGGTACGCCCATCCGAAGCGCGCGTGGAGGGTCTCGTCGGCGGCGAGCTGCTCGAGCACCAGGCGCACGT is a window encoding:
- a CDS encoding SDR family NAD(P)-dependent oxidoreductase, which codes for MDTYQKVRTYEGKVPVLGHRSGGNSMSTMTNDRKRTLAIFGAGTGLGASVAARFGREGYRVALVARRAGPLEERAAQLARLGVEAIAFPADLTNLDGIPALVRSIEDELGGIDVAIYAPVTPEVGFVPAVELDAAKLRPLAELLTFAPIEVAHAVLPGMLARGDGAIVLGGGLTAVHAMPGMSGVGPAMAAARNYIFTLNAEVGPKGVYAGTVTIGALIERSAGHRAMTAGGAPLDARFPVIDPDAIADEIWTLVTKRERVEVVLPQMPAA
- a CDS encoding DoxX family protein encodes the protein MSDRIRRYAPHAARILLGLLFFVFGLNGFLQFIPQPPPPPEAGAFLGGLAAAGYMFPLIKGTEVVAGALLLTNRFVPLALVLLAPIVVNIVFFHAVLAPDGIGMVLFILALEVGLAFAYRSAFREVLALDAKPTPQPAANGEQERRAVATA
- a CDS encoding winged helix-turn-helix transcriptional regulator, which encodes MAKTRDLLGEAYAQDCPGRSILDHVMSRWGVLVFLALHDQTLRFSELRRVIGGVSEKMLAQTLRTLEEDGFVLRRDFAEVPPRVEYSLTPMGRRLAKHVAALGTWISENTAEVLAAREKHRRQPSAQSRRASTRAQG
- a CDS encoding RNA polymerase sigma factor, translating into MKPDVSSPRTIDDTDGAVVAQVLAGDAARFEALMRRHNQRVFRTARAILRSEAEAEDAAQQAWLSAYTHLAQWDGRARFSTWLTRIVAREALHRLRGRGHDHLELVEDRASPSMPSPEDETTRAEVRAMLEREIDALPEAFRTVLVLRDLEELSSAEVGEVLGLTEEAVRVRLHRARRALRAGIEERLETSARELFPFLGERCDRICASVMRAIVRA
- a CDS encoding NAD(P)-dependent alcohol dehydrogenase, giving the protein MSTKAYAARSSSSPLAPFTIERRSLGPSDVEITILHCGVCHSDLHQARNEWSNTIYPCVPGHEIVGRVAHVGKDVTRFAEGDLAAVGCMVDSCRKCASCERGLEQYCVELPTFTYNGRDERGSGPTFGGYAQSIVVDEAFTLRLPSDASLAATAPLLCAGITTYSPLRHWNVGPGTQVGVVGLGGLGHMGVKLARALGAHVVLLTTSPRKVEDGLRLGAHEVVVSTDANAMAKHRGRLDFVLDTVSAAHDVDALLSLLRLDGTLALVGAPDRPLSVAPFGIMLPRRQLAGSGIGGIAETQEMLDFCATHGITADVETIAIQQINEAYERLLRGDVRYRFVIDMASLA
- a CDS encoding AraC family transcriptional regulator; translated protein: MSRRLTELLELIDRFTGGDGEHPTAIDELTFFRQSAPSTAVPVLYQPSLCVIAQGTKRMRLGEEVLDYDPAHFLIVSADVPMMGEVTRASPRAPYLALRIGLDTSMVAELVAASDRREAARTPLARAVAVSPMEPALVDVLTRLVSLLETPDDQPVLAPLALREITYRLLAGPQGPRLRQIAARDGQARRIVRALSWLQENFAAPLRIDALAREVGMSASALHHYFKSVTAMSPLQYQKRLRLHEARRLMVGEGLSATDASFRVGYESPSQFSREYRRLFGAPPQRDIAALRDDLSSPDAA